The Ornithinibacillus sp. 4-3 region TTGTATGATTATTCTTATATAATTAAATTATATCTAGCGTAACATTCATTTTCTATTCGACGAAAAACAAAAAAAGAGAACTTATTATTATACACAGTGTATAAATCACTTAACTTGGGAGCTGGAGTTTTTGTTAAATATAAAAGAAGCAATGAAATTACCAAGTATGGAGAAAACAAAACTAGTAGCTGGAGAAAAGGGAATCCATAATAAAATAAAATGGGTAACGATAGTAGAAGTTTTAGAAGACATAGAACGGATCCAAGAAGGAGAATTTTTAATTACAACAGGATTTAATCTCTTAGAGAGCCAAAAAAACCTTGAAATATTCCATAATTTGTTACGATACAGACCACTATCAGGTGTAGCTATTTACACTAGCTTTTATTTAGATAAAATACCAAATAGTTTCATAGAAATTGCTGAAAAGAATCACCTGCCTTTAATTGAAATTCCAACAGATATTAATTTTTCTGAAATAACAAAAGAGATACTTGAAAAAATTGTAAATAGACAAACAAAGCTATTAGAACAATCTCAGAAGATACATCATGAACTAACAGCACTAATCTTAAATGATCATAACTTAACAAAAGTAACAGAACGTTTAGCACAATTAACAAAGTCAAACATTTATATTTTTGATCCATTTTACGACATTATTTATTCATATAAAGAGATTCTCCATGAAATTAAATATTCTCAAACAACCTTTACCATTAATCAAAATTCAATCAATATATCAGATTATTTACTTCAAAATTCAAATAAAGCATCTTCTGAACATAACATATTTAAGAGTCATTGTTTTACTATTTCTCCAATCATCGCTAAATCCACCTGCTTTGGTTGGATTGTGATGATAAAACCTAAAGCTACATGGCAAAAACTAGATGACATCGCAATTGAGCGAGCAACTTCTATTTATGCGATGGAGTTTTTAAAAAAACAAGCGGTGGAAGAAACACAATTACGAATTCAAAGTGATTTGCTAGATGATATTTTTAATAAAAATTATGTTAATGAACCATCCATTCTTGATAAAGGGTTGAAATTAAATTACGATTTTTCTTTACCGCAATCTGTTTTACATCTAACATTTAAACAAGAAAAAAATCACAATATTCATATTGTAAACAAACTTTGCCGTATAACCGAACAACTACTTCAACAAAGAAATAAACAATATATGATTCAAACAAAATTTGATTCCATTAACATTTTGACAAATGTTAATGGAAAAACTGTAACAGAACAACAACAATATACCATGGCATTAGCTGAAGAATTACTAACGATATGGAACAGCTATTATTCAAAAATACCTATTACCATTGGAATTGGACAAACTTATAATCAAATTCGCGATTTAGGGAAGAGTGCACAAGAAGCACAAAATGCTACTCTATTAAGCAAACTTATTAACAAAAGTCAAAATATTATACACTATAACGATTTAGGCGTATATAATTTATTGCTAACAATGAGCCAAAGTGGCATTAACCTCTCACATATCTATAATGAATATATAGGCGGGCTATTAAATAGAGAAGGTAATGAAATTGATTTAATTCAAACATTAGACATGTATTTTAAACATAATCAGAGTATAAAAAACACATCTGAAGAACTCTACATTCATCGTCATACATTAAGATATCGTTTAAATCAAATCGAGCAATTAACAGACTTAAATTTAAAAAAGAGCGATGATTTATTAAAATTACAATTAGGTGTTATGGCGTTTAACCTAATAGGTGTGATTGGTAAGACTTAAGCAATTAACCGGATTAAAAAGTTATATCAAAAGATACTAAGCATCATTTCCGAGATAATTTTTAAGCAGCTAATCGACGATTAGTTGCTTAAATTTTTTACAATTCATAGAACCCCTAATAAATTAATCTATAGCATTTCTCCTGTCTCATAATGCATGGCCATTAACAATATGATAAGCTTATGATATTGAGTAACAATCTATAGGAGATGAACCATATGAAATTACCTAAATGCTGGTCCTGTAAATATGTTTTCAAGTATAGAGAATTATTTGTTTTAAGCTTCTTTCCTTTCAAAAGGAATACCTGTCCTAATTGTGGTAAAAGACAGCATCTAGCCAAAAACATTAATTGGAAAATAAATTTTTTACCACTCCCTATCGTATTTATTCCTCTAGTTCTAAATATTTTCAATGTGCCTTGGCTATCCATTGGAATTATAATTATTATTGCACTGGCATTATATTTCGCTATCTTACCGTATCAACTTAAATTTTCTAATAAAGATCATGGATTGTTTTAGACTTGTAGAAAAGGTGGTAAGGATTTATTAAATGGAGTATCTAATCTAAAAAATCCCCAAAATAATTATTGGGAACTTTTTTTCAAAGCTTATCTATAATCATCTGTGAATAATATCCACCTTCTCATCAAATTTCCCTTGATAATTCTCTTGGTGGTATTCAGCAATTTCCTTACATGTAGCGAACCATATATCCTTATCATTCTTAAAATATTGGATTAAATTTTCTAATCCAATAATGCGGGAAGCTCGTCCTGTGACCCATGGATGCATGGTGAGTAAAAATAAACCATTATATCTCTTTAATCCTAAAAATTCTTCTTTCCAAATTTCAATGACCTCCTGTGGGTTCTTAGGAGAATTATGTACTTTCCCCCCACCTACATAACGATAAAAGACAACATCATCTAATAACCATTGAACAGGAATTTCTGGTAACCCTTCAATAGAGTACGGATGATCATACCCCATTAAAGAGCTGTCATATTGTATATCATGTTTTTGAAGCAATTCGATTGTATCAGCTGTTAATTCCCAGGATGGTGAGCGATAGCCTACCACTTGCTCACCAATTAAATCTTCTATTACTTTTTTCGGTTCAACGATTGTTCTTTCTAATTCATCTCTATTTAATTCATCTACCAATTCATGCATATCACCATGTAAACCAATTTCATGCCCATTATTATGAATCTTTTTGATGATTTGAGGATATTTCCTAGCAGTATATCCTGGAATATAAAAACTTGCTTTTATATTGTGTTCTGCTAGTAAATCAATAATTCGATGAACTCCTTGTCTTGGCCCAAACTTCCGATGTTCATATTCCCCTATGCTAGACCAATTTGTATTTCTATTTTTCCATAAAAAAGGAGATTCTCCATCAAAATCTATACTAAGGGCAACTGCAACTTTCTTATGACCTGGCCATTGATATGTTTCTGCCATTCTATGATTCTCCTTCCATTATAAAGAAACCACTTCCTCGCGATGTGAAAGTGGTTTCTATGCCTTATTTTTTAACTTTTGTATTCCATGGAATTGGACCTTTAAAGACCTTGAATCCTTCTAAGTTTTTAGATGTTGCAATAATAACGCTCGTATGTCCAAACATAACATGTGGCACATAATCATTCCACATATAATCTTGTAACTCTTCCCAATATGCAACTGCTTCATCTTGCTCTTCTGCTTGTCTTAATTTGCCAAGTAAATCATATACTTTCTCATCCTCTACCCAGCCTGGATAGTCAGGAGTTAAATATAATAACTGAGAAGGTGTGGTAACATGTGTAAAGCTAACTGTTAATATATCCCACTCTCCCGGATCATCCCTTTTTTCTACTAATGTTGGCCAATCGTAGATTTCTAGGTTGACATTCATTCCAATCTTTTCTAATTCTTCTTGGACAACAATTGCAGTGTTATAGTGGAAATCATAATCTCGTGTAGACATAATGGTTACTGTTTCTCCATCATATCCAGCTTCCTCTAATAATTTTTTCGCTTTTTCCGGATCTGCTTGATTATATGACTCTGACCCAGCATCACTGCTCCAAACTTTATGATTAACACTCATATAGCTTGGGTGTGTCACATAAAGGTCATCATAAGAATAACTTGCAAGAAGCACAGCATCCGAATCAATAGCCGTATTTACAGCCTGCCTAATTTTCTTATCCTGCATAATTCCATCTTTCTTATTGAAGAAAATATTTAATGTACTGTTGTCTGTATTCACATAACTTTCTAACTCATCATTATTCATTATTTGATCATAGTGATTGAAAGCAACTCTGTCAGCGATATCATATTCCCCTGTTTGCAACCCTGTTATTTTCGTTGTAGCATCTGGCACTATATCATAGTATAGATTTTCAATAAATACTTCCTTTTTACCAACTATTCCACTTGGCTCACTGTCCAATGAATTGTAATCCTCATTTTTAACTAAATGTACATAAGAATCTTGTCTGATTTCATTGAACTTAAATGGACCTGTTCCAATATATTCTTGTATTCCATCAGCAGTCTCTTCATCAATCACTTCTTTAGGCATAATTGCTGGGAATTGCCCTGATGCTGCAAGCAAATCCAATGCATCAGATGCACGCTCATCTAAATTCATTTCAACTGTATAAGTATCGACAGCTTTAAATTCAGCACCTTTTAATAATGACTGAGCTCTTATCGATAGACCTAACCAACGATTCATCGATGCCTCAACATCCTCAGATGTCATTTCCTTTCCATTATGGAAGTTCACCCCTTGGCGTAAATGAAAAGTATACGTCAATCCATCATCACTAATATCATATGACTCTGCCAGCATTGGCTGTGGTTCATAATTTTCATCTAAAGCAACCAATGTTTCAAAGAAGTTCCTTGCTATCTCTAAAGAATCGGCAACAGTTGTCATATGCGGATCTAAAGAATTTGGATTTGAACTAACTGCGATTCTAAGATCCGTATCATATTCATCCGGATTTCCTGCTTGATCATTATTTGAATTCTGTTGATCCTGCCCCTCATTTCCTTCCTTATCTGAGCTACAACCTATTAAAGCAAAAGCTATCAAGATCATTAAAACAAAAGATATTCTTAATTTCATATGTAGATTCTCCTCATGTTGAATTTAAATTTCTTCGAGAAATTCATTCTGAATAGTTTCTTGTATTATAATTTTCAGTTTTATTAATGTCAATAAATAGAATTGACTGGGGATTTAAGATTATAGGCGTGGGAAAGTGTTCTAACCTATAAGAAATAATAATGTTACCGCAAGTATTAGAAATTACTGATGCAGCCTGTATACTCTTCTATTAATGAGAGCGTAGGTCTTATCAGCACCTACGCCTAGGATCATTTATTTTATATTACGATTTAAAAATTCAATTATTCTTAAATCCATTGCCGTCTGATTATCCAGATTTTCAATAAAATGTCCTTCATTATCGAATGTCACATATTCTACTTCTTGTCCACGTGACTTCATTGAGGCAACTAACTGTTCTGATTCACTTATTGGAACACGTGTATCATTTTCGCCATGAAAGATTAATAATGGTACTTTTATTTTATCTGAACGATTTAGTGGGGAAAATTCCTTAAAGAAATTTGCATTATTCGCTATTGTACCATATTCACTTTCTCTTATTCTTCGACGCCAAGCTCCAGTATTGGTTAAGAAGGTTGTAAAATCAGAAATCCCCACAAAATCTACTCCACCAGCCCATATATCCGGAAAATGTGTTAATGCTGACAAAGTCATTAAGCCACCATAGCTGTGTCCCATAATAAATATATTTTTGACATCTACTTGGTGAGTTTGGACAAGATGACCAGCAAGACATGCCAAATCTCTTACAGGATCTAACCTTTTTTCTACATCATCTAGTTCTGTAAATTTCCGTCCATAACCTTTGCTTCCACGAATGTTCGGAGCTGCTACTAGATATCCCTGACTTGCTAGAGATTGAATAAGTGGAAGTGCTTCCGTTTTATATTGACTTTCTGGCCCGCCATGAACATAAATCAACGCTGGCTTATTTTTTAATGTGCCTTTTTCATAAGTAAAATAAGGTATCTCTATATTATCAAATGAAGAAAAAGTATAATGCTCTGGTTCTATCCAAGCATCTTTTCGTTCCACAGACTCCCCTAAGAAAGTCTGTCTTTCTAATTGTTTACTGGAGACGGAATATTTCCAAATATCACCTGGTAGCTTAGGTGTATTTAACGCAAAAATAAACTCCGTTTGATTAAGCCATGAAATAGAACTAATCACTCCATTTGAAACCTCTGGAATTTCTGTTAACTCTTTTGATGCAATATCATATAAATATAACTTAGAACGCGCATTCTCATTGACTGTTAAAGCTATTAGCTCTTCATGAACAGATAATGCAAATTCTTCAATATCCCACTTCTCCCAATGTACAAGCTTTACCAGCTTGTCTGGAGCATCCAATGAAAACCAATTTAAAGTTAAAGTATCTGCATCTGAATCAGTTAACACATAACCGCTTTTGCAGTCATTTGTTATTTGAATAGATGCGTAACGGCGAATATTTTCTTTTCCTATTTTGGTTAGACTTTTTGTTTTTAAATGGAGGATATATAGAGATCTATCAAAATTTGTCTCTTCTAAGCTAATTAATATATTTTCTTGATCTATCCATTGCAAAGGAATACAGTTTCCATCAAATTGAAAAATCTCTGTCATTTCTTTCGTTACAATGTCGAAAACATACACATCAAAATATCCTAAATTTCTTCGATTGCTTGAAAAAGTTATTTTCGTACCATCCTTAGACCATCCACCAATATAATGAAAATATTCAGGAGCGTCAACCAATGGTTCCATTTGCTGCTCTTCTTTGTTAATGAAGTAGATTTGTTGTTTCTCATTCCCATTATAGTCCACTCCTACTATTGTTTGTTCTCCAGTTGAAGAATGGAAATGGCTTAAAATATTTCCTTCTACTGCCGTTAATAATTCAGGCTCTTTTTCTTGATTCACTGTCCATACTTGTGGCATACCATTTAGCTTTGAAATAAAAGTAAATGTATTTTTAGTTGGAACTACTCGTGGGTTGTAAGCAGACTTTAATGGATAATATTCTATGAATTTCATTGTTTTTTCTGGCATATGTCTCCACCTTTTTTAATTGTTTAATAGCATATTATTTATTTGGTTAAGGTAACATTCCATGGATTAATTCCTCCATGAAACAACTCCATACTTTCAACATGATGTGATGTGGCAATAATGCCATTAGAATGCCCTGCTAAACTAAGTGGTAAGTACTCTTCCCATAAAAATTCTTGCAATTCATTCCATAATTCTTTAGAATTTTGTGCATCTTTTTCAAGTCCTATTTCATTCATAAGTTCTGTTATTTTAGGGTCATCTGTCCATCCAGCATAATCAGGTGATAATGGTAAAAGCTGAAGTGGCGTTGGAAAATAAGTATTACTTTGTATATGAATATCCCATAATGCAGGATCATTTCTACGGTCTAATAGGGTAGCCCAGTCATAAATTTCTAATTCCACATTCATTCCGAGTTTCTCCAACTGCTCTTTCACAACGACAGCTGTATTGTAGTGAAAAATATATTCTCTGGATGTCATCAATTTTACTGTCTCACCATCATAATCAAGTTCATCTAACATGGTTTTAGCCTTATCTAAATTTGCTTGATTATAAAATTCTTCTCCTGCTGTACTATTCCAAGTCGCATTATCTGGACTCATATACCCTGGATGTAATTCGTACAAATCTTCAACAAAACTTGCTTTCATAATTTCATCCATGTCAAATGCCGTGTTGATGGCACGTCGCATTTCTGGATCTGATGCAATCCCTTCTTTTTTATTGTAAATAATCAAGATAGAAGAGCCTGGATGAGTGTGGGTTTCTACATTCTCTGTACCTTTTAATCGCTCATATTCATCACTTGGAATTTGAATGGCGATATCATATTCACCTGTTTCAACTCCTGCTACACGTGTTGAAGAGTCTGTGGTAATAAGATAAGTTATCTCTTGAATAGAAGCTTTTTTGTTTCCTGATAAACCACTCGATTCAGAATCTAGATTTTGGTAATCATCAAATTTTACAAGCTTAATATATTGATCCTGTTTCCATTCTTCAAATGCATATGGCCCAGTTCCAATATACTCTGTAATCACATCACTCCCTGAATTTTGCACTATTTCCTCAGGCATAATAGCAGCATTCTGGATATTTGATGCCATAATATGTAATGCTTTAGCCATCCTATCTTCTAAGTTCAAAACAACAGTAAATTCATCCTTGGCTTCAAAATTAGCTTCTCCCAATAACTTCGCTGGATTAGCTACTTCTAACCACCTATTCATCGAAGCAACGACATCAGATGACGTCATTTCTTCACCATTATGAAATTTTACACCTTCTCTTAATTTAAAGGTGTACGTTTTACCATCTTCACTTTCATCTATAGATTCTGCTAGCATGGGAACAGGTTCAAATTCAGCATTTAATGCAACCAATGTTTCAAAAATATTCCTAGTAACAAATTCTGAAACAACTGTTGACGAAATTTGTGGATCTAAAGATTCTGGCTGTGCATTAAGGGAAATTTTTAACTCACTATCCGGGTCATCAGAGGAAGTTTTAGAGTTACACCCAATTAAGGTAACTATTAGAAACACCATTAATATAGCAAAAGATACTTGTTTAAAATTCATTAGTTTACCTCCGTCATTAAAATTTATTTCTGTTTATATAAATTTTTTTGTGGAACAATAAAACTAATTATTTATCAAGGTTACATTTTAACAATGAACAATTGCTTTTGATCATATACTAATAAGGTGGTACTTACTTTAAAAAACTAGATTTGTTTAATTCTATAGATTTGTCGGGGACGTCCTCTTGTTTGCGGAGATTCTTTTCCAATCACTTCAATCAGATCTTGTTCAACCAAACTATTTAATATCCTTCTAGCATTTCTCTCCGTCATTTTTAACCATAATGCTATATCATTCGCAGTGATTGAAAGATTCCCTAAATTTTTTTGAACAGAGACAATTCGATTAAACGTTGTTATGGCTACACCAGCTTTTTTCAATTTCTCACTTACTTCTTTATTCTCTGTCCTAAAACCATAGCTAATACTTTCCTTTTCTGTTAATGGACCTTCTATATTTCCCGTATCAGTCACTAGAAATATAGATTTATCACCATAATTTTGCGCATGAAGCAGAGCTAGCCTTGCATTTTCTTCAGCACTTAAAGTCGTCTCTCCATAACCAATTCCTATATGTGCGGGCCTATCTGTAAGCAATAAAATGTTCTCCATTAAAACATTCATTTGACCTAGATTACTTTGAAGTGCTCCCCTAGTAGAGAAAATAATAAATTCACCCATACCAATTGAAATAAAAGAGCCAGTTATATTTTCTGTGAAATTTAATACAGCTTTCTGTAACTGTAAATTTAATCTATTCATTTCATATGTTAAAGGGAAATTTTCAGTAACACTACAGCCAATACCTATCTTTATAAGCAAAACTGCTAGCTGAGAGTTTTTAAAATACATTGTCTCCCACTGTTGAATGGCTGTATTTAGTGCATAACGAATATTTTCGTTTGTTGATTTAAGCCAATAAGCAGGAATCCCCAACTTTGTTAAATTTTCATATACAGATCGCAAACCAGTAATACAAGCATCTACTTTTTTACTTTTATGTAATTCATAGTGGAACTGTACTAAATCATCACTATGCCTATCCCATGTTCTGCCAAATATGTGAAGTTGCTCATGATTTATACTGAGGTCTGTATATGCTTCATAAACTTCATTTTCTAAAAGCGTATCAATACTAATTTTTTCGAGATTTTTGTTCTCTTTATAAAACATCTCAAGCAAAATCTTATGCAAAGACGCCCCATCTAACTTAGGATAAAAAGATTGCCGATTTAATGGATGCTTGGTCGCAAGTTTATAGGGAATAATCCCTGTAAAAAACCAAATATCGACTAAATGCTGATTATTTTGTGTGATTTTATAGGTTTCTTTTTCATGATTATAAGCTAGTGGAACAATAGTTAATTTGTCCTGAAATTCCTCAGCAATTTTACTCATTAAATTAATTGAATCTGCAGGTCCAATAACTCCAACTCTTACTTTCATCATGTCCTCCAATCTACGCATTTTTCTAATTCCCTATCCTACATTTCTTTATTTATAGCGACATATTTTTTCCTCCCTTTATATATTTCATTTTCATTATGGACATTGTCCTTAAATGTTCCTTATATTATAGATAAAGTTAAAATTATTGTCAATATATGGAATTTACTGATATTTATTAGGTTATCAATGGGGAATATTCTTAATTACATTATCTATAAACTCTGTAAGACTTTACTAGAGAAACAAAAAAACTCCCCAATAAGTAAACATGGAACTTGTTTACTTATTGGGGAGTTTAGTATCTCAAACACCCTAACTCTCTACCCAAACCTGTCTAGCACAGCTTCTTTCATCTGTTTTAACTTCTCTATTGCTACGTCCCTCTCCGAATCCACTACACCAATATAAAACTTACATTTTGGCTCTGTTCCAGAAGGACGTACAGTGATCCAAGTGCCGTCTGCTAGAATAAATTTAATTACATTTTCTTTTGGTAAGGTTAATGCTTCCTCTGTGCCATCTGCTAAGATAGCTCTTCCTATTAAATAGTCTTCCGTGCGAATTACAGAGATGTCACCAAATTCCGTTGGCACATTAGCACGGACCCCTTCTAATAAAACTATCATTTTTTCTTGACCATCTTTACCTTCGAATGTTTCTGAAAGTAATGCTTCTTGATGGTAACCGAATTGTTCATATAATTCTTCTAAACGATCTAATAGTGTGCGCCCATCTTCAGCATAGGTTGCGGCCATTTCAGCAACTTTTAATGCTACTTGTACAGCATCCTTATCACGAGCAAAGGGGTCAATCAAATATCCATAGCTCTCTTCATATCCAAATAAGTATGTATGTGAGCTAGATTCTTCATATTGAGCAATCTTCTCAGCAATATATTTAAAGCCTGTTAATGTATTTTCCGTTTCTACATTATAGTGAGAAGCAATTTTTTCTCCAAATTCAGATGTCACAATGGTTTTTACTACAATACCATTATCAGGTAATGTTTTTTGTGCTTGCTTTGTTGCTAATAAATAATCTATTAATAATGCGCCTAGTTGATTTCCTGTTAATAATTCATAAGTGCTTCCATTCCAAACTGCTACACCTAAGCGATCAGCATCTGGATCTGTCGCAAGTAATAAATTTGCTCCAACTTTTTCCCCAAGTTCAATCGCTTTCGAAAAGGCAGCTGCTTCTTCTGGATTTGGATATGGCGCTGTTGGGAAGTCTCCGTCTGGTACTGCTTGCTCTTCCACAATAGAAACTTCTGTAAACCCAAATTGACGTAAGCCTTCTTCGACTGGTACGATTCCAGCCCCATGCAATGGTGTATAGACTAATTTCATGTCGTAGGATGCAGATGGATCGGATTTTAATGTTAATAGTTGCTTCATGTATGCTTTATCTAAATCATCAGCTAGCCATGTGAATAAGCCTTGAGCTTCTAAATCTGTCAGTTCTGCTACTTCAATAGCGAATAAATCAGATACATCCTGCATATGTGCCACAATTTCATTCGCAAATTGAGGAGTTAATTGTGCACCATCTTCCCCGTATACTTTAAAGCCATTATATTGTTTCGGA contains the following coding sequences:
- a CDS encoding polysaccharide deacetylase; translation: MAETYQWPGHKKVAVALSIDFDGESPFLWKNRNTNWSSIGEYEHRKFGPRQGVHRIIDLLAEHNIKASFYIPGYTARKYPQIIKKIHNNGHEIGLHGDMHELVDELNRDELERTIVEPKKVIEDLIGEQVVGYRSPSWELTADTIELLQKHDIQYDSSLMGYDHPYSIEGLPEIPVQWLLDDVVFYRYVGGGKVHNSPKNPQEVIEIWKEEFLGLKRYNGLFLLTMHPWVTGRASRIIGLENLIQYFKNDKDIWFATCKEIAEYHQENYQGKFDEKVDIIHR
- a CDS encoding alpha/beta fold hydrolase; the encoded protein is MPEKTMKFIEYYPLKSAYNPRVVPTKNTFTFISKLNGMPQVWTVNQEKEPELLTAVEGNILSHFHSSTGEQTIVGVDYNGNEKQQIYFINKEEQQMEPLVDAPEYFHYIGGWSKDGTKITFSSNRRNLGYFDVYVFDIVTKEMTEIFQFDGNCIPLQWIDQENILISLEETNFDRSLYILHLKTKSLTKIGKENIRRYASIQITNDCKSGYVLTDSDADTLTLNWFSLDAPDKLVKLVHWEKWDIEEFALSVHEELIALTVNENARSKLYLYDIASKELTEIPEVSNGVISSISWLNQTEFIFALNTPKLPGDIWKYSVSSKQLERQTFLGESVERKDAWIEPEHYTFSSFDNIEIPYFTYEKGTLKNKPALIYVHGGPESQYKTEALPLIQSLASQGYLVAAPNIRGSKGYGRKFTELDDVEKRLDPVRDLACLAGHLVQTHQVDVKNIFIMGHSYGGLMTLSALTHFPDIWAGGVDFVGISDFTTFLTNTGAWRRRIRESEYGTIANNANFFKEFSPLNRSDKIKVPLLIFHGENDTRVPISESEQLVASMKSRGQEVEYVTFDNEGHFIENLDNQTAMDLRIIEFLNRNIK
- a CDS encoding PucR family transcriptional regulator; the protein is MLNIKEAMKLPSMEKTKLVAGEKGIHNKIKWVTIVEVLEDIERIQEGEFLITTGFNLLESQKNLEIFHNLLRYRPLSGVAIYTSFYLDKIPNSFIEIAEKNHLPLIEIPTDINFSEITKEILEKIVNRQTKLLEQSQKIHHELTALILNDHNLTKVTERLAQLTKSNIYIFDPFYDIIYSYKEILHEIKYSQTTFTINQNSINISDYLLQNSNKASSEHNIFKSHCFTISPIIAKSTCFGWIVMIKPKATWQKLDDIAIERATSIYAMEFLKKQAVEETQLRIQSDLLDDIFNKNYVNEPSILDKGLKLNYDFSLPQSVLHLTFKQEKNHNIHIVNKLCRITEQLLQQRNKQYMIQTKFDSINILTNVNGKTVTEQQQYTMALAEELLTIWNSYYSKIPITIGIGQTYNQIRDLGKSAQEAQNATLLSKLINKSQNIIHYNDLGVYNLLLTMSQSGINLSHIYNEYIGGLLNREGNEIDLIQTLDMYFKHNQSIKNTSEELYIHRHTLRYRLNQIEQLTDLNLKKSDDLLKLQLGVMAFNLIGVIGKT
- a CDS encoding ABC transporter substrate-binding protein, with the translated sequence MKLRISFVLMILIAFALIGCSSDKEGNEGQDQQNSNNDQAGNPDEYDTDLRIAVSSNPNSLDPHMTTVADSLEIARNFFETLVALDENYEPQPMLAESYDISDDGLTYTFHLRQGVNFHNGKEMTSEDVEASMNRWLGLSIRAQSLLKGAEFKAVDTYTVEMNLDERASDALDLLAASGQFPAIMPKEVIDEETADGIQEYIGTGPFKFNEIRQDSYVHLVKNEDYNSLDSEPSGIVGKKEVFIENLYYDIVPDATTKITGLQTGEYDIADRVAFNHYDQIMNNDELESYVNTDNSTLNIFFNKKDGIMQDKKIRQAVNTAIDSDAVLLASYSYDDLYVTHPSYMSVNHKVWSSDAGSESYNQADPEKAKKLLEEAGYDGETVTIMSTRDYDFHYNTAIVVQEELEKIGMNVNLEIYDWPTLVEKRDDPGEWDILTVSFTHVTTPSQLLYLTPDYPGWVEDEKVYDLLGKLRQAEEQDEAVAYWEELQDYMWNDYVPHVMFGHTSVIIATSKNLEGFKVFKGPIPWNTKVKK
- a CDS encoding TIGR04104 family putative zinc finger protein, producing the protein MKLPKCWSCKYVFKYRELFVLSFFPFKRNTCPNCGKRQHLAKNINWKINFLPLPIVFIPLVLNIFNVPWLSIGIIIIIALALYFAILPYQLKFSNKDHGLF
- a CDS encoding ABC transporter substrate-binding protein — encoded protein: MNFKQVSFAILMVFLIVTLIGCNSKTSSDDPDSELKISLNAQPESLDPQISSTVVSEFVTRNIFETLVALNAEFEPVPMLAESIDESEDGKTYTFKLREGVKFHNGEEMTSSDVVASMNRWLEVANPAKLLGEANFEAKDEFTVVLNLEDRMAKALHIMASNIQNAAIMPEEIVQNSGSDVITEYIGTGPYAFEEWKQDQYIKLVKFDDYQNLDSESSGLSGNKKASIQEITYLITTDSSTRVAGVETGEYDIAIQIPSDEYERLKGTENVETHTHPGSSILIIYNKKEGIASDPEMRRAINTAFDMDEIMKASFVEDLYELHPGYMSPDNATWNSTAGEEFYNQANLDKAKTMLDELDYDGETVKLMTSREYIFHYNTAVVVKEQLEKLGMNVELEIYDWATLLDRRNDPALWDIHIQSNTYFPTPLQLLPLSPDYAGWTDDPKITELMNEIGLEKDAQNSKELWNELQEFLWEEYLPLSLAGHSNGIIATSHHVESMELFHGGINPWNVTLTK
- a CDS encoding phospho-sugar mutase, whose translation is MSVQQLYEEWIKQDLPNHLANDLAAIANIEGEITERFYQSLSFGTGGMRGILGAGTNRMNIYTIRHVAEGLARYIIANGNEAKKRGVALAYDTRHFSFEFACETARVLGAHGIQSYVYKESRPTPQLSFTVRELNAYAGAMITASHNPKQYNGFKVYGEDGAQLTPQFANEIVAHMQDVSDLFAIEVAELTDLEAQGLFTWLADDLDKAYMKQLLTLKSDPSASYDMKLVYTPLHGAGIVPVEEGLRQFGFTEVSIVEEQAVPDGDFPTAPYPNPEEAAAFSKAIELGEKVGANLLLATDPDADRLGVAVWNGSTYELLTGNQLGALLIDYLLATKQAQKTLPDNGIVVKTIVTSEFGEKIASHYNVETENTLTGFKYIAEKIAQYEESSSHTYLFGYEESYGYLIDPFARDKDAVQVALKVAEMAATYAEDGRTLLDRLEELYEQFGYHQEALLSETFEGKDGQEKMIVLLEGVRANVPTEFGDISVIRTEDYLIGRAILADGTEEALTLPKENVIKFILADGTWITVRPSGTEPKCKFYIGVVDSERDVAIEKLKQMKEAVLDRFG